In Zingiber officinale cultivar Zhangliang chromosome 8B, Zo_v1.1, whole genome shotgun sequence, a single genomic region encodes these proteins:
- the LOC122014796 gene encoding DNA-directed RNA polymerase III subunit 1-like isoform X3: MDCELLNMSDRPEKFIVTNIAIPPVSIRPSALVDAGASSNEDSITIILKGIINTNSVLREDLEGAVPPFKCLELWDALQNQVVEYVNSEAPSVLNSKNRGLVQRLKGKQGRFRGNLSGKRTEFTGRTVISPDPNLKITEVAIPMLMAKKLTFPERVSAHNIEKLRQRIGNGPDKYPGANFILLPDGTRQHLRYVDKKTAASELKYGFIVERHLEDGDVILFNRQPSLHRMSIMCHRARVMPWRTLRFNESVCNPYNADFDGDEMNLHVPQTEEARTEALMLMGVQNNLCTPKNGEILVASTQDFLTSSYLITRKDTFYDRATFSLMCSYIGDAMESVDLPTPAIMKPVELWTGKQLFNVLVRPNAHTKVFVNLIVKEKIYKKYETMCPSDGYVYFRNSELISGQLGKVTLGNGNKDGLFSVLLRDYNSHAAASCMNRLAKLSARFIGNHGFSIGIDDVQPGDDLNQQKKKKIDDGYRECYDLISLYSKGKLTLHPGCNAAQTLELSITEVLNEIRTTAGNVCMNELHWRNSPLIMSQCGSKGSPINISQMVACVGQQSVGGRRAPDGFIHRTLPHFTINSKTPSAKGFVANSFYTGLTATEFFFHTMGGREGLVDTAVKTAETGYMSRRLMKGLEDLSIYYDQTVRNASGGVVQFLYGGDGMDPAKMEGKDGIPLNMDQLFMKIMATCPPREKNMLSPTEISNFVDDRLAKHDMSPEGGCSDCFKRSLSDFVQKRVTAWEYTRKALQLNEAVVGEKCAGALENVAANISGISPRQLEVFLETCISRYHSKRVEAGASIGAIGAQSIGEPGTQMTLKTFHFAGVASMNVTLGVPRIKEIINASKNISTPIITAVLENEENVFSARIVKSKIEKTTLGEVARAIKVVLKPGQQCISIKLDMDLIEALHMGISAESVRHSILGHPKIKLKEQHVHSVGHDRLKIFPPEVDRIKFQSALHNLKSMLPKVVVKGFPSVDRAIIREEKNVHSLVVEGTNLLGVMGTLGIDGRKTTSNHVMEVVRTLGIEASRTSIINEIKFTMNSHGMSIDLRHMMLLADLMTYKGEVLGITRFGISKMKESVLMLASFEKTAEHLFNASYAGRDDQIEGVSECIIMGIPMQLGTGILRVRQRVDNLPELKYAPDPILS, encoded by the exons ATG GATTGTGAATTGCTTAATATGTCTGATAGACCTGAGAAATTTATTGTGACAAATATTGCTATACCACCTGTGAGCATCCGTCCTTCTGCTTTAGTGGATGCTGGTGCTTCAAG CAACGAGGACAGTATTACTATCATTCTGAAAGGTATTATTAACACCAATTCTGTTCTTCGAGAGGATCTTGAAGGTGCTGTGCCTCCATTCAAATGTTTG GAGTTGTGGGATGCCCTTCAAAATCAAGTTGTCGAATATGTTAACAGTGAAGCCCCTTCagttttaaattcaaaaaatcgTGGTCTTGTTCAGAGGCTTAAAGGAAAGCAAGGGCGTTTTCGTGGTAACTTGTCTGGAAAACGTACTGAATTTACTGGAAGAACTGTCATTTCTCCAGATCCAAATTTGAAAATTACTGAG GTTGCAATTCCTATGCTTATGGCAAAGAAATTAACTTTTCCAGAACGGGTTTCTGCTCATAACATAGAAAAGTTGAGACAACGAATAGGCAATGGACCTGACAAATACCCAGGGGCAAATTTTATTTTACTACCAGATGGAACCAGACA GCATTTACGATATGTGGACAAGAAAACTGCAGCTAGTGAActaaaatatggttttatagtGGAAAGGCATTTGGAAGATGGAGATGTTATTCTTTTTAACCGGCAACCAAGTCTGCATAGGATGTCAATTATGTGCCACAGG GCAAGGGTAATGCCTTGGAGAACGTTGAGATTTAATGAATCTGTTTGCAACCCTTACAATGCTGATTTTGATGGTGATGAGATGAATTTACATGTTCCTCAAACAGAAGAAGCACGCACTGAAGCTCTTATGCTTATGGGG GTGCAAAATAACTTGTGCACTCCAAAGAATGGGGAGATATTAGTTGCTTCCACCCAGGATTTCCTGACATCATCATATCTGATTACACGGAAAGATACCTTCTATGATCGAGCTACATTCTCTCTAATGTGCTCCTACATTGGTGATGCTATGGAGTCTGTTGATTTGCCTACACCAGCCATTATGAAG CCTGTTGAACTATGGACTGGGAAGCAACTTTTCAATGTTCTTGTGCGTCCTAATGCACACACAAAGGTGTTTGTTAATCTTATAGTCAAagagaaaatatataaaaaatatgagaCCATGTGTCCCAGCGATGGATATGTATATTTTCGTAACAGTGAGCTTATAAGTGGGCAACTAGGGAAGGTTACTCTAG GAAATGGTAACAAGGATGGCTTATTCTCTGTTCTCCTAAGAGACTATAATTCTCATGCTGCTGCAAGTTGTATGAATCGATTGGCTAAGTTAAG TGCCAGGTTCATAGGGAACCATGGATTTTCAATTGGCATTGATGATGTCCAGCCAGGAGATGATCTCAATcagcaaaagaagaaaaaaattgatgATGGATATAGAGAATGCTATGACCTTATTTCTTTATACAGCAAAGGAAAACTTACTCTGCATCCTGGTTGCAATGCAGCTCAGACTTTGGAACTTAGTATAACAGAAGTATTGAACGAAATTCGAACTACTGCTGGAAAT GTTTGTATGAATGAACTCCACTGGAGAAACAGTCCCTTGATTATGTCACAGTGTGGTTCTAAAGGTTCCCCAATCAATATCAGCCAGATGGTAGCATGTGTTGGTCAACAATCAGTTGGAGGTCGTCGTGCTCCAGATGGATTTATACATCGCACTCTTCCACACTTCACTATTAATTCAAAGACTCCTTCT GCTAAAGGCTTTGTTGCTAATTCATTTTACACTGGCTTGACGGCTACGGAATTCTTCTTCCATACGATGGGTGGACGAGAAGGTCTTGTGGACACAGCA GTAAAAACAGCAGAAACTGGGTACATGTCCCGGAGATTGATGAAAGGCTTGGAAGATCTGTCCATTTATTACGATCAGACAGTGCGCAATGCTAGTGGAGGTGTAGTACAGTTTCTTTATGGAGGTGATGGCATGGATCCAGCAAAGATGGAAGGCAAAGACGGCATTCCCTTAAATATGGATCAATTATTTATGAAGATTATG GCAACTTGTCCTCCTAGAGAAAAAAACATGTTATCTCCAACCGaaatttcaaattttgtggaCGACAGATTGGCAAAGCACGATATGTCACCTGAGGGTGGTTGCTCTGATTGCTTCAAAAGATCGTTGTCTGATTTTGTCCAGAAGCGTGTCACTGCTTGGGAATACACAAGGAAAGCGCTTCAACTCAATGAAGCGGTTGTAGGGGAGAAATGTGCCGGTGCATTGGAAAATGTTGCTGCTAATATatcaggaatttctcctagacAGCTGGAG GTTTTTCTAGAGACATGTATATCACGCTATCATTCAAAAAGAGTTGAAGCCGGAGCATCAATCGGTGCGATTGGAGCCCAAAGCATTGGAGAGCCAGGGACACAAATGACATTAAAAACCTTTCACTTTGCTGGAGTTGCCAGCATGA ATGTCACACTTGGCGTTCCACGTATCAAGGAAATAATAAATGCATCCAAAAACATAAGCACACCGATCATTACTGCTGTGCTTGAAAATGAAGAAAATGTCTTTTCTGCACGCATCGTGAAAAGCAAAATAGAGAAAACAACCTTAGGGGAG GTTGCTAGAGCGATCAAGGTTGTGCTGAAACCAGGTCAACAATGTATATCGATAAAACTTGACATGGACCTAATTGAAGCATTACATATGGGAATCTCTGCTGAATCTGTGCGTCATTCCATCCTCGGTCATCCAAAAATAAAGCTAAAAGAACAG CATGTACACAGTGTAGGGCATGACAGGTTGAAAATATTTCCCCCAGAAGTCGATAGAATAAAGTTCCAGTCTGCACTACACAATTTAAAATCCATGCTTCCCAAGGTCGTCGTGAAG GGCTTTCCATCTGTCGATCGAGCAATTATCCGTGAAGAGAAAAATGTACACAGCCTGGTGGTTGAAGG GACGAACCTTTTAGGAGTCATGGGTACCCTGGGAATTGATGGAAGAAAAACGACGAGTAACCATGTTATGGAAGTTGTGCGGACGCTTGGAATTGAAGCATCGAGGACGAGCATCATCAATGAAATTAAATTTACCATGAACAGTCACGGCATGAGTATCGATCTTCGCCACATGATGCTTCTGGCAGATCTTATGACATACAAG GGTGAAGTTCTCGGGATTACGAGATTTGGCATTTCGAAGATGAAAGAAAGTGTGTTGATGCTTGCATCGTTTGAGAAAACCGCTGAGCACTTGTTCAATGCTTCCTATGCTGGCCGGGACGATCAAATAGAAGGCGTGAGCGAGTGTATCATAATGGGCATCCCCATGCAGCTCGGTACCGGAATACTTAGAGTTAGACAAAG AGTTGACAATCTTCCTGAATTGAAGTATGCACCTGATCCAATTTTAAGCTGA